In a genomic window of Pedobacter sp. KBS0701:
- a CDS encoding arginine decarboxylase — translation MQSYSEFLDLSVGFPQEGFDVIDDELYFQDLNLMEMIETYGTPLRFTYLPMVSKKIQQAKILFQTAILKNNYRGDYKYCYCTKSSHFKHIVEEALKNNIHLETSSAFDMPMVDALEKKGVLTKDTTIICNGFKTYQYKQYIIDMLHDGYTNIIPVLDNKEEFNLFDDEVDIDTPCNLGIRIAAEEQPDSQFYTSRLGVRMEDIIDFYNNKIVHNPNFRVKLLHFFINSGITDSPYYWNELEKYVTLYCKFKKINPDLDTLDIGGGMPFKDSLVFDFDYEYMVNEIVKRIKEICAIHEVMEPDIITEFGKYTVAEASGILYKVLGRKQQNDRERWLMLDGSFITNLPDVWALNQKYILLPINNWDAEYERVNLGGITCDGQDYYNQEAHMNSVFMPKTRKVQYLGFFHTGAYQEVLSGYGGIHHCLLPSPKHVLIRRNRDESFNFEVFGEEQNSKQVLKILGY, via the coding sequence ATGCAGAGTTACTCAGAATTTCTCGATCTAAGCGTTGGCTTTCCACAGGAAGGCTTTGATGTTATAGATGATGAATTATATTTTCAGGATTTAAACCTGATGGAAATGATCGAAACTTACGGTACCCCCTTACGTTTCACGTATTTACCCATGGTAAGTAAGAAGATTCAGCAGGCGAAGATTCTTTTCCAAACCGCTATTTTAAAGAACAATTATCGTGGCGATTATAAATATTGCTACTGTACAAAAAGCTCGCATTTTAAGCATATTGTAGAAGAAGCTTTAAAAAACAACATTCACCTGGAAACTTCTTCAGCTTTTGATATGCCAATGGTTGATGCTTTGGAGAAAAAAGGTGTATTAACGAAAGATACCACCATTATATGCAACGGCTTTAAAACCTATCAGTATAAGCAGTATATTATTGATATGTTGCATGATGGTTATACTAACATTATCCCGGTTTTAGACAACAAAGAGGAATTTAACCTTTTTGATGATGAGGTGGATATTGATACGCCATGTAATTTAGGCATCCGTATCGCTGCAGAAGAACAACCCGATTCGCAGTTCTATACTTCGCGTTTGGGTGTACGTATGGAAGATATCATCGATTTTTACAATAATAAAATTGTGCACAATCCCAATTTCAGGGTTAAATTATTGCATTTCTTTATTAACTCTGGTATTACTGATTCGCCATATTACTGGAACGAGTTAGAGAAATATGTAACCCTCTATTGCAAGTTCAAAAAAATCAATCCTGATTTAGACACCCTAGATATTGGTGGTGGTATGCCATTTAAAGATTCATTGGTTTTCGATTTTGATTACGAATACATGGTAAACGAAATTGTGAAAAGGATTAAAGAGATATGCGCCATCCACGAAGTAATGGAACCGGATATTATTACTGAATTTGGTAAATATACGGTTGCTGAAGCATCGGGTATCCTTTATAAAGTATTGGGTCGTAAACAGCAGAACGACCGTGAACGTTGGTTGATGCTGGATGGTTCTTTCATCACCAATTTACCTGATGTTTGGGCATTAAATCAAAAATACATTTTATTGCCAATTAACAACTGGGACGCTGAATATGAACGGGTTAACTTAGGTGGTATTACCTGCGACGGACAGGATTATTACAACCAGGAAGCGCACATGAACAGTGTATTTATGCCTAAAACACGTAAAGTGCAATACTTAGGTTTCTTCCACACTGGTGCTTACCAGGAAGTGTTGAGTGGTTATGGCGGTATTCATCACTGCTTATTACCAAGTCCTAAACATGTACTGATCCGCAGGAACCGTGATGAAAGTTTCAATTTTGAGGTCTTTGGAGAGGAACAGAATAGCAAGCAGGTATTGAAGATTCTGGGTTACTAG
- a CDS encoding DUF433 domain-containing protein yields MAHEQIKLFDRIIATDGLMGGIPTIRGLRFPVSDVLELLASGMSEEQILEEHPILEKEDIRAVLLYSAQKVNEDLMYE; encoded by the coding sequence ATGGCACATGAACAAATTAAGTTATTCGATCGGATCATTGCTACAGATGGTTTGATGGGAGGAATACCTACAATACGTGGGTTAAGATTTCCGGTTTCTGATGTACTAGAATTATTAGCAAGCGGCATGAGTGAGGAACAAATCCTGGAGGAACATCCCATCCTCGAAAAGGAAGATATCAGGGCAGTTCTCTTATATAGCGCACAAAAAGTAAATGAAGACTTAATGTATGAATAA
- a CDS encoding DUF5615 family PIN-like protein has translation MNNWEIWTDTNISPIIAKWISEYTNFETKSSFSLNLHSVDDLTIFRMAQIKKNVIIVSKDSDFKELIDWFGAPPKLILIKFGNCSNKLFWQKLEPKINSALEVLLNKKEEVNIISIT, from the coding sequence ATGAATAATTGGGAAATTTGGACCGACACCAATATATCCCCTATAATTGCTAAATGGATTTCAGAATACACAAATTTTGAAACAAAATCTTCTTTCAGTCTAAATTTGCATTCAGTAGATGACTTGACCATTTTCAGAATGGCTCAAATTAAAAAGAATGTAATAATTGTTTCTAAGGATTCAGATTTCAAAGAATTAATCGATTGGTTTGGTGCTCCTCCAAAACTTATTCTTATTAAATTCGGGAATTGTTCAAATAAACTATTTTGGCAAAAATTGGAACCAAAGATTAACTCAGCATTAGAAGTTCTTTTAAATAAAAAAGAGGAAGTTAATATAATTAGTATCACATAA
- a CDS encoding DUF72 domain-containing protein: protein MQFGKVDDPSIIDYTLPADAPETASILSANKSKQSFKAYVGCAKWNKADLKGFYPKGTKDELTYYSTQFNSIELNATFYGMPTREQVITWTQKTPADFKFFPKLTNTISHFKRLINVKEPVEQYCDAISNFEDKLGMAFLQLHDNFKPKDFERLKIVINEFPKVIPLGVEVRNTEWFTNPAIASEFAKLFENNGITNIIVDTSGRRDMLHMRLTTPTAFVRFVGANDDEIDKKRLDDWIERIVDWKAQGLQNLYFFVHQNVELSSPLFSAYFTEKLNKAVGTDLKIPVMANQASPSLF from the coding sequence ATGCAATTTGGTAAAGTAGACGACCCTTCGATTATAGATTATACCCTTCCGGCTGATGCTCCTGAAACAGCCTCAATTTTATCAGCAAATAAATCTAAACAATCCTTCAAAGCTTACGTGGGCTGTGCGAAATGGAATAAAGCCGATTTAAAAGGTTTTTATCCAAAAGGGACGAAGGATGAATTGACCTATTATTCTACCCAGTTTAATTCGATCGAATTGAATGCCACTTTTTACGGCATGCCAACCCGCGAGCAGGTAATTACGTGGACGCAAAAAACACCTGCAGATTTTAAATTTTTCCCGAAACTAACCAATACCATCAGTCACTTTAAAAGGTTAATCAATGTTAAGGAACCTGTAGAGCAATATTGTGATGCCATCAGTAATTTCGAAGATAAACTAGGAATGGCTTTTCTCCAATTACATGATAACTTTAAACCTAAGGATTTTGAAAGGTTAAAAATCGTGATCAACGAATTCCCAAAGGTAATTCCATTGGGTGTTGAAGTAAGGAATACGGAATGGTTTACCAACCCTGCTATTGCGAGTGAATTTGCCAAACTTTTCGAAAATAATGGTATAACGAACATCATTGTCGATACTTCGGGCAGAAGAGACATGTTACATATGCGTTTAACTACGCCAACTGCTTTTGTACGTTTTGTAGGCGCCAATGATGATGAAATCGATAAAAAACGTTTAGATGACTGGATTGAAAGAATTGTGGACTGGAAAGCGCAAGGCTTACAGAACTTATATTTCTTTGTACACCAGAATGTAGAGCTATCATCACCTTTATTTTCTGCTTATTTTACAGAGAAACTAAATAAAGCAGTTGGAACCGATTTAAAAATCCCGGTAATGGCCAATCAGGCCTCACCTTCTTTATTTTAG
- a CDS encoding 3'-5' exonuclease — MLKALDLNQVMVIDIETVPQFPSFQDVPPHFQELWEQKTHYQRNQDQTAEEFYERAGIMAEFGKIICISLGIFSIQGKSASLRIKSIFGHDEKEMLLQFSALLSKQTPTLMFCAHNGKEFDFPYLCRRLLVNGIEIPVQLQLSGKKPWEINHIDTMELWKFGDYKHFTSLNLLAAILDIPTPKDDINGAQVRQVYYEEKNLDRIVTYCQKDVITTAQVLLKFKGMDIIPAENITIVT, encoded by the coding sequence ATGCTAAAGGCTTTAGATCTTAATCAGGTAATGGTTATCGATATTGAAACTGTGCCTCAATTTCCATCTTTTCAGGATGTACCTCCTCATTTCCAGGAACTTTGGGAACAAAAAACACATTACCAAAGAAATCAAGACCAGACTGCTGAAGAATTTTATGAAAGGGCAGGCATCATGGCCGAATTCGGTAAAATTATCTGCATCAGCCTGGGCATTTTCAGCATTCAGGGTAAATCCGCCTCATTGCGCATCAAATCTATTTTTGGCCATGATGAAAAAGAAATGCTGTTACAGTTTTCCGCCTTATTGAGTAAACAAACGCCCACCTTAATGTTCTGTGCACACAATGGAAAAGAATTCGATTTTCCTTATTTATGCCGACGGTTACTGGTTAATGGCATAGAAATCCCTGTTCAATTGCAGCTTTCGGGTAAAAAACCATGGGAAATAAACCACATCGATACGATGGAACTCTGGAAATTCGGCGATTACAAACATTTCACATCTTTAAACCTATTGGCTGCTATATTAGATATCCCTACACCAAAAGATGATATTAATGGTGCACAAGTGCGACAGGTTTATTATGAAGAAAAAAATCTCGATAGAATTGTTACCTATTGCCAGAAAGATGTAATTACTACCGCCCAGGTATTGTTAAAATTTAAAGGTATGGATATAATTCCGGCAGAAAACATTACCATTGTAACCTAA
- a CDS encoding ABC transporter ATP-binding protein, with protein sequence MLNVENLNIDFYNQEEKTWFKAVKQISFNVKKGTVLGIVGESGSGKSVTSFSIMRLHDERATKITGDIDFENISLLNLSSNEIRQIRGNQISMIFQEPMTSLNPVFTCGDQVAEAIMLHRKVDKSEAKKHTIALFNEVQLPRPEKIFDSYPHQISGGQKQRVMIAMALSCDPKLLIADEPTTALDVTVQKTILQLLLKLKQERNMAMIFISHDLGVVNEIADEVAVMYKGEIVEQGPAKSIFENPKHPYTKGLLACRPSPHLQLKKLPVVADFLTGKIDDASAHLQASNQLTTAEITSRREKLYAQKPLLQIKDLCTWYPIHNGLFGKTTDYVKAVDQLNFEVYPGETLGLVGESGCGKTTLGRTILRLIQPTSGQIIFDGENITHIGKTALRKLRKDIQIIFQDPYASLNPKLSIGQSILEPLQVHKLYRNDGERKQKVLELLDKVGLKAEHYSRYPHEFSGGQRQRVVIARALALQPKFIICDESVSALDVSVQAQVLNLIKDLQGEFGLTYIFISHDLAVVKHISDRILVMNKGKIEEEGFPEQIFYAPKAAYTQKLIEAIPGH encoded by the coding sequence ATGCTAAACGTAGAAAACCTAAATATCGATTTCTATAACCAGGAAGAAAAAACCTGGTTTAAAGCTGTAAAACAGATCAGTTTTAATGTAAAAAAGGGAACCGTTTTAGGTATTGTGGGGGAATCTGGCTCCGGAAAATCAGTTACTTCTTTCTCTATTATGCGATTGCATGATGAACGTGCCACAAAAATTACCGGCGATATAGATTTTGAAAATATTAGTCTGCTCAATCTCAGCTCGAACGAAATCCGCCAGATCAGGGGAAACCAGATCTCGATGATTTTTCAGGAACCGATGACTTCCCTCAATCCGGTGTTTACTTGTGGTGATCAGGTGGCAGAGGCCATTATGCTGCACAGAAAAGTGGATAAATCCGAAGCAAAAAAACATACCATTGCGCTGTTCAACGAGGTACAACTCCCCCGTCCAGAGAAAATATTCGATAGCTATCCGCATCAGATTTCCGGTGGGCAAAAGCAGCGGGTAATGATTGCCATGGCCTTAAGCTGTGATCCGAAATTATTGATAGCCGATGAACCTACCACGGCACTAGATGTAACTGTTCAGAAAACAATTTTGCAGCTCCTGTTAAAACTCAAACAGGAACGAAATATGGCGATGATTTTCATTTCGCACGATTTAGGTGTGGTGAACGAAATTGCCGATGAAGTTGCTGTGATGTACAAAGGCGAAATCGTAGAGCAGGGTCCGGCAAAATCTATTTTCGAAAACCCGAAACATCCATATACCAAAGGTTTGCTCGCCTGTCGCCCTTCCCCTCACCTACAATTAAAGAAATTACCTGTGGTGGCCGATTTCCTTACCGGAAAAATTGACGATGCCTCCGCACATTTGCAGGCTTCAAACCAGCTAACAACAGCCGAAATAACCTCGCGCAGAGAGAAACTTTACGCCCAAAAGCCTTTACTTCAAATTAAAGATCTCTGCACCTGGTACCCGATCCATAATGGCCTATTTGGAAAAACAACCGATTATGTTAAAGCCGTTGATCAATTGAATTTTGAAGTTTATCCAGGAGAAACTCTTGGACTGGTTGGCGAATCGGGCTGTGGTAAAACCACCTTGGGGCGCACCATTTTAAGATTAATCCAACCCACTTCTGGTCAGATTATTTTCGATGGAGAAAACATCACCCACATCGGCAAAACAGCCTTACGGAAGTTAAGAAAAGACATCCAGATCATTTTTCAAGACCCTTATGCCTCTTTAAATCCAAAATTAAGTATCGGTCAATCGATTTTAGAGCCTTTACAGGTGCATAAATTATACCGTAACGATGGAGAGCGCAAACAAAAAGTACTAGAGTTGCTTGATAAAGTAGGCTTAAAAGCCGAGCATTACAGCCGTTATCCACACGAATTTAGCGGTGGTCAGCGGCAGCGGGTGGTAATTGCCAGGGCTTTGGCACTGCAACCTAAATTCATCATCTGCGATGAATCAGTATCTGCTTTAGATGTTTCGGTGCAGGCACAGGTTTTAAACCTGATCAAAGATCTTCAAGGCGAATTCGGACTCACCTATATTTTCATTTCACACGACCTGGCTGTAGTAAAACACATTTCAGACCGTATTTTGGTTATGAACAAGGGAAAAATTGAAGAAGAAGGTTTTCCAGAACAGATATTTTATGCGCCAAAAGCAGCTTATACCCAAAAACTGATCGAGGCTATACCAGGACACTAA
- a CDS encoding exo-alpha-sialidase encodes MLKNLSIVFTLIFLSLNVSAQKVEIIQLTTIFEKAPFEACHASTLVDLDKGKIMAAWFGGKHEGSKDVAIWSSIKTGKQWSHPIEIANGIINDTTRFACWNPVLFKTKNGTLFLHYKVGANPRTWWAEYKTSDNNGKTWSKARKLPKDFLGPIKNKPIQLPNGTILYPSSTESLDEKTWTIHIEKSNADGKNWKKININCDTFGVIQPSILTYPNGRLQLLCRSRQNVIVESWSEDNGETWSKLNATQLPNPNSGSDAVTLEDGRQLLIYNPLTAGKNWWEGRSILKLAISTDGKNWQDIYTLENHDKGEYSYPAIIQDRTGNIHLSYTSERKKITYAEIRLVRSP; translated from the coding sequence ATGCTTAAAAATCTTTCAATTGTTTTTACACTTATTTTTCTTTCGTTAAACGTTTCAGCGCAAAAGGTAGAAATCATTCAGTTGACAACTATTTTTGAAAAGGCTCCATTCGAGGCCTGTCATGCCTCAACCCTGGTTGATTTGGACAAAGGAAAAATAATGGCAGCCTGGTTTGGCGGTAAACACGAAGGAAGTAAAGACGTTGCAATCTGGTCGTCAATAAAAACCGGAAAACAATGGAGTCACCCGATCGAAATCGCAAATGGGATAATAAACGATACCACCCGATTTGCCTGCTGGAATCCTGTTCTTTTTAAAACAAAAAATGGCACCTTATTTTTACATTATAAGGTCGGTGCTAATCCCAGAACGTGGTGGGCAGAATATAAAACATCTGATAACAACGGTAAAACATGGTCGAAAGCGCGGAAATTGCCTAAAGATTTTTTGGGGCCAATAAAAAACAAACCTATCCAATTACCCAATGGAACAATTCTTTATCCCTCAAGTACAGAAAGTTTAGATGAAAAAACATGGACCATTCATATTGAAAAATCAAATGCTGATGGTAAAAACTGGAAAAAAATTAATATTAACTGCGATACTTTTGGTGTAATCCAACCTTCTATTCTAACTTATCCAAACGGGAGGTTACAGTTATTATGCAGAAGCAGGCAGAATGTTATTGTAGAAAGCTGGTCAGAAGATAATGGAGAAACCTGGTCAAAACTTAACGCTACTCAATTGCCTAATCCAAATTCGGGTAGCGATGCCGTAACCCTAGAAGATGGCCGGCAATTACTTATTTACAATCCGTTAACAGCAGGCAAAAACTGGTGGGAAGGACGTTCTATCTTAAAATTGGCCATCTCCACAGATGGTAAAAACTGGCAAGACATCTATACCTTAGAAAACCACGATAAAGGTGAATACAGTTACCCTGCTATTATTCAGGATAGAACGGGTAACATCCATTTGAGTTATACCTCCGAAAGGAAGAAAATCACTTATGCGGAGATCAGGCTAGTCCGTAGTCCGTAG
- the rnr gene encoding ribonuclease R gives MAKKKSANIKLVLNQLVSDVFEKNNNQLLNYKQVSAKLNLNDQESRETILEILKEGKSAGIFLEPEKGKFKLKELQNFIIGTVDMTADGSAYIVPEDEFEKDIFVAPRKLKNALHGDTVKAYVFAKKSGRKNDGEVIEIIKRAKSDFTGVIKISDRFAFVIADDKKMMHDIFVPLADTHEAKNGQRVLVTLSDWPESAKNPIGIVKHVLGNQGENNTEMNAILAQYGFPLEFPPQVEREANAIPEEISAAEIAKRKDFRKVLTFTIDPADAKDFDDAISYQKLPNGNYEIGVHIADVSHYVIQGTELDKEAYSRATSVYLVDRVIPMLPERLSNGVCSLRPNEDKLCFAAVFELDEQANIQNEWYGRTVVHSDRRFSYEEAQEVIESKSGDYATEIQKLNELAYILRDRKFKNGAISFESTEVKFKLDDSGKPIGVYVKERKDAHKLIEDYMLLANRKVAEFIAKKTKGKDKLTFVYRVHDSPNMETLNTFATFASRFGYKINTKSDKEIAKSLNNLMADVEGKKEQNILTSLAIRSMAKAIYSTKKTSHYGLAFEYYTHFTSPIRRYPDVMAHRLLQTYLDGGKSADMEFYEVACVHSSAMEKRAADAERASIKYKQAEYLENNIGTEYKGIISGVTEWGMYVEIEENKCEGMIRLRDISDDFYVLDEKNYCIVGQRKKKKYQLGDEVMIRVKKVDLSKRQIDFTLIPD, from the coding sequence ATGGCAAAGAAAAAATCGGCAAATATAAAATTGGTTCTGAATCAATTGGTTAGTGATGTTTTTGAAAAAAACAATAATCAGCTGCTTAATTACAAGCAGGTTTCGGCCAAATTAAATTTGAACGATCAGGAATCAAGAGAAACCATTCTTGAGATCTTAAAAGAAGGGAAAAGTGCAGGAATTTTCTTAGAACCAGAAAAAGGTAAATTTAAACTAAAAGAACTGCAGAACTTTATTATCGGTACGGTTGATATGACTGCCGATGGATCAGCATACATCGTTCCGGAAGATGAATTCGAGAAGGATATTTTTGTAGCTCCCCGAAAACTTAAAAATGCTTTACACGGCGATACCGTGAAGGCTTATGTTTTCGCGAAGAAAAGCGGTCGTAAAAACGATGGCGAAGTTATCGAAATCATTAAGAGGGCAAAATCAGATTTCACAGGAGTAATCAAAATATCAGATCGCTTTGCATTCGTAATTGCCGACGATAAAAAAATGATGCACGATATTTTTGTGCCATTGGCCGATACACACGAAGCCAAAAATGGTCAGCGCGTATTGGTAACCCTATCCGATTGGCCTGAAAGTGCCAAAAATCCGATTGGTATTGTTAAGCATGTCCTGGGTAACCAGGGCGAGAACAATACCGAAATGAATGCCATTTTAGCGCAATATGGCTTTCCTTTGGAGTTTCCTCCTCAGGTAGAACGCGAAGCAAATGCGATCCCTGAAGAAATTTCGGCTGCCGAAATTGCCAAACGTAAAGATTTTAGAAAGGTGTTAACTTTTACCATCGATCCGGCAGATGCCAAAGATTTTGATGATGCCATTTCATACCAGAAATTACCCAATGGAAATTATGAAATCGGTGTACACATTGCCGATGTTTCGCATTATGTAATCCAGGGAACAGAATTAGACAAAGAAGCTTACAGTCGTGCTACTTCAGTTTATCTGGTCGATCGCGTAATCCCGATGTTGCCTGAACGTTTAAGTAATGGCGTTTGTTCATTGCGTCCAAATGAAGATAAGTTGTGTTTTGCTGCTGTTTTTGAACTGGATGAGCAAGCCAATATCCAAAATGAATGGTATGGTCGTACAGTAGTCCACTCGGATCGGAGATTCAGTTATGAAGAAGCCCAGGAAGTAATTGAAAGTAAAAGCGGCGATTATGCAACTGAAATACAAAAACTGAATGAGCTGGCCTATATCCTTCGCGACCGTAAATTTAAAAATGGTGCCATTAGCTTTGAAAGCACCGAAGTTAAATTTAAGCTTGATGATTCGGGCAAACCAATTGGTGTTTATGTAAAAGAGCGTAAAGATGCCCATAAACTGATTGAAGATTACATGCTTCTGGCCAACCGTAAAGTTGCCGAATTTATCGCGAAGAAAACTAAAGGAAAAGATAAACTGACCTTTGTTTATCGAGTGCACGATTCGCCAAATATGGAAACCTTGAATACTTTCGCCACATTTGCTTCGCGCTTCGGTTATAAAATCAACACCAAATCGGATAAGGAAATTGCCAAATCATTAAACAATTTAATGGCCGATGTTGAGGGCAAAAAAGAACAAAATATACTCACATCACTCGCCATCAGGTCAATGGCAAAAGCAATTTATTCAACTAAAAAAACCAGTCATTACGGCCTGGCTTTCGAATATTACACCCACTTTACTTCCCCTATCCGCCGTTATCCGGACGTAATGGCACATAGGCTTTTACAAACTTATTTAGACGGTGGAAAATCGGCCGACATGGAGTTTTACGAAGTAGCCTGCGTACATTCTTCGGCTATGGAGAAGAGAGCCGCCGATGCGGAACGAGCCTCTATTAAATATAAACAAGCCGAATACTTAGAAAACAATATCGGTACGGAGTACAAAGGGATTATTTCAGGCGTTACCGAATGGGGCATGTATGTAGAAATTGAAGAGAATAAATGTGAAGGTATGATTCGTTTAAGGGATATATCAGATGATTTTTATGTACTTGATGAGAAAAACTACTGCATTGTAGGCCAACGCAAAAAGAAAAAATACCAACTTGGAGATGAAGTGATGATCAGGGTAAAAAAAGTTGATCTCTCTAAACGTCAAATCGATTTCACCCTGATTCCTGACTAA
- a CDS encoding carboxypeptidase-like regulatory domain-containing protein → MKIKFCFNIILFWLLPNLLLAQTIKGKITDELSNDGVAYVTVQADAKHKTISNENGEFELAVSSLPCDLTISHISYQPIKIKANDIILNLKLKAIVQNLEEVVVGNHALSLMKSAYTKAIKIVDESYYAKAFFRQIAYEADRPVYLNEIFFNADWKNYSLIKWLPTESRYLKNDSHVSYSNLSFSVFALSGYLSNSYYAKPLSSKLDSLYTFKIKSTFKSGDDEIAIISCKLKVKYEKAYFEGDYYLNTETYNVLKIDGTIKNFGLTSKGVLGAKLKEANLISQYSLNSENKSILDFSVLTLKSRMAVLGLGTKNLELYSTLYVMDYSNTYNKDLKQIQNKTNDVKTTQNMVYNADFWRSNPTIKRTAKEEEAIKILEEASTIN, encoded by the coding sequence ATGAAGATCAAGTTTTGTTTTAACATTATACTTTTTTGGTTGTTGCCCAATTTATTATTGGCTCAAACGATAAAGGGAAAAATTACTGATGAATTATCTAACGACGGAGTAGCCTATGTAACCGTTCAAGCCGACGCAAAACATAAAACCATCAGTAATGAAAACGGGGAATTTGAACTTGCCGTAAGCTCGCTGCCTTGTGATTTAACGATTTCACATATCAGTTATCAACCCATAAAAATTAAAGCAAACGATATCATTTTAAATCTAAAATTAAAAGCTATTGTACAAAACCTCGAAGAAGTTGTTGTAGGTAATCATGCACTTTCGTTAATGAAAAGTGCTTATACAAAAGCCATAAAAATTGTTGATGAATCTTACTACGCCAAAGCTTTTTTTCGCCAGATTGCTTATGAAGCTGACCGGCCAGTCTATTTAAACGAAATATTTTTTAATGCAGATTGGAAAAACTACTCACTTATAAAGTGGTTACCTACCGAAAGCAGGTATCTAAAAAATGACAGCCATGTTTCTTATTCAAACTTGAGTTTTTCGGTATTTGCCCTATCTGGTTATCTATCCAATAGTTATTATGCGAAACCATTATCCTCCAAGTTAGATTCGCTATATACTTTCAAAATTAAAAGCACATTTAAATCTGGCGATGATGAAATTGCAATAATCAGTTGTAAATTAAAAGTTAAATATGAAAAGGCATATTTTGAAGGGGATTATTATTTAAATACTGAAACCTATAACGTTTTAAAAATCGATGGTACCATAAAAAATTTCGGTTTAACCAGTAAAGGTGTATTAGGGGCAAAACTAAAAGAGGCAAATTTAATTTCACAATACTCCCTTAACAGCGAGAATAAAAGCATTTTGGATTTTTCAGTGCTGACATTAAAAAGTAGAATGGCGGTACTCGGCTTAGGTACAAAAAACCTCGAACTATATAGTACTTTATATGTGATGGATTATAGCAATACTTATAATAAAGATTTAAAACAAATCCAAAATAAAACCAATGATGTAAAAACGACACAAAATATGGTTTATAATGCCGATTTTTGGAGATCGAATCCTACTATTAAAAGAACTGCAAAAGAAGAGGAGGCCATAAAAATTTTAGAGGAGGCCTCAACAATAAATTAG
- a CDS encoding polyprenyl synthetase family protein, with amino-acid sequence MHTTEQLQQILYTAIQNLRLPDHPKQLYDPITYIINLGGKRVRPLLVLMATELFGGDANQSVHAAMAIEIFHNFTLVHDDIMDNAPLRRGQATVHEKWSTNVAILSGDVMMVEANKNLAKVNPIFLKDALDTFNATAQGVCEGQQLDMEFEGRGDVSIDEYINMIRLKTAVLLGGALKLGAIIAGASEKDADLIYQFGENIGIAFQLQDDILDVYADPEKFGKQVGGDIIANKKTFLLLKAFELAEGETRASLDTWTSYKEFNAQEKVDTVRQVYDTLDIQDIAKEHMNHYRDKALALFAQISVSEERKSNLLTLTDQLMAREH; translated from the coding sequence ATGCATACTACAGAACAATTACAGCAAATTTTATATACTGCAATACAAAATTTAAGACTTCCGGATCACCCTAAACAGCTTTACGATCCGATTACTTATATTATTAACCTGGGTGGAAAACGGGTAAGACCGCTTTTGGTACTTATGGCTACCGAATTGTTTGGCGGGGATGCAAACCAATCAGTTCATGCAGCCATGGCCATTGAGATTTTCCATAATTTTACCTTGGTGCATGATGATATTATGGATAATGCGCCATTGCGCAGAGGCCAGGCTACCGTACACGAAAAATGGAGCACTAACGTGGCTATTTTAAGTGGCGATGTAATGATGGTAGAAGCCAATAAAAACCTGGCCAAAGTAAATCCGATCTTCCTTAAAGATGCATTGGACACTTTTAATGCTACTGCACAGGGTGTTTGCGAGGGCCAGCAGCTAGATATGGAATTTGAAGGACGTGGTGACGTAAGCATCGACGAATACATCAACATGATCAGGCTAAAAACGGCTGTATTATTAGGGGGTGCATTAAAATTGGGGGCTATTATTGCTGGCGCTTCAGAAAAAGATGCTGACCTGATTTATCAGTTTGGTGAAAATATTGGAATTGCATTTCAGTTACAGGATGATATTTTAGATGTTTATGCTGATCCGGAAAAATTTGGTAAGCAGGTTGGTGGTGATATTATTGCCAATAAGAAAACCTTTTTATTGTTAAAAGCTTTTGAATTGGCAGAAGGCGAAACCCGTGCTTCATTAGATACCTGGACCTCATATAAAGAATTTAACGCACAAGAAAAAGTAGATACCGTTCGTCAGGTATACGATACTTTAGATATTCAGGATATTGCAAAAGAACACATGAACCATTACCGAGATAAAGCTTTGGCTTTATTTGCGCAGATTAGTGTGAGTGAAGAAAGAAAATCAAATCTCTTAACGCTTACTGATCAGTTAATGGCAAGAGAGCATTAA